In one ANME-2 cluster archaeon genomic region, the following are encoded:
- a CDS encoding DUF4870 domain-containing protein, whose amino-acid sequence MNESKTETETEVKNEIEKTSKPANNDNVMAAVAYVLTFISGAVIFLIEKDKPDKSKFIMFHAMQSIVFGIAIIIIWIVLSIISFLPFIGALIAMLAQLALFIFWLFLIYKAYSGEEYHIPVISEYAVKYAEQYG is encoded by the coding sequence ATGAATGAGAGTAAAACTGAAACGGAAACTGAAGTGAAAAATGAAATCGAAAAAACAAGTAAACCTGCGAATAACGATAATGTAATGGCCGCTGTTGCCTATGTTTTGACATTTATTTCAGGTGCTGTGATTTTCCTGATAGAAAAAGACAAACCAGACAAGAGCAAATTCATAATGTTTCATGCAATGCAATCTATTGTTTTTGGTATTGCAATAATTATTATCTGGATTGTATTGTCAATTATTTCATTCTTGCCATTTATTGGGGCTTTAATCGCAATGTTAGCACAACTAGCCTTATTCATATTCTGGTTATTCCTGATTTACAAAGCCTATTCAGGTGAAGAATATCATATTCCTGTAATTAGCGAATATGCTGTAAAATATGCTGAACAATACGGTTGA
- a CDS encoding ABC transporter substrate-binding protein, translated as MFNLQKILIIAITMGIVLLSGCTSPTEENGETPAVGELRFGYQPSTHQIAYMTADTKGWWLEDLKPYGVTSTKDFQFPTGAPEMQAMLAGEIDVAYVGATPPLSAIDQGLGAKIVAGAQVQGSDLVLATDLPYESPQDLKGLKIATFPPGTLQDTVLRKWLMDNDIDPKEDVTILGMGGGDAKTALASGNVDAVFLPHPNPTIIESEGTGRVVVQSGEMWENHACCVVLVSDELIRDHPDLVEQIVRTHIRATEYNIVHPEEAAQIFSDDIGVSYDIANKSIHDWDGSWVTDPSIELNTTLEYAKVQYDLGYTDKLLTRDDLFDLSFYNTIMAEMVEE; from the coding sequence ATGTTCAACTTACAGAAAATACTGATTATAGCAATTACAATGGGAATAGTACTATTATCTGGCTGTACGTCCCCTACTGAAGAGAACGGAGAAACACCAGCTGTTGGTGAATTGAGGTTTGGATATCAACCCAGCACCCACCAGATCGCATACATGACCGCCGATACCAAGGGCTGGTGGCTTGAAGACCTGAAACCCTACGGCGTAACTTCCACCAAGGATTTCCAGTTCCCTACAGGTGCCCCTGAAATGCAGGCCATGCTTGCAGGCGAAATAGATGTAGCCTATGTTGGGGCCACCCCACCCCTATCTGCCATAGACCAGGGTCTTGGAGCAAAAATTGTTGCCGGGGCGCAGGTCCAGGGTTCAGACCTTGTACTGGCCACTGACCTGCCCTATGAATCACCACAGGACCTCAAGGGCCTGAAGATTGCTACATTCCCACCAGGGACCCTGCAGGATACAGTCCTTCGGAAATGGCTTATGGACAACGACATTGATCCAAAGGAAGATGTGACCATACTGGGTATGGGCGGTGGTGATGCAAAAACTGCACTGGCTTCCGGTAATGTGGACGCTGTATTCCTTCCCCACCCTAATCCAACAATAATCGAGTCTGAAGGTACTGGCAGGGTAGTTGTGCAGTCAGGTGAGATGTGGGAAAACCATGCCTGTTGCGTGGTACTGGTAAGCGATGAACTGATAAGGGACCATCCGGACCTGGTGGAACAGATAGTCAGGACGCATATCAGGGCTACCGAATACAATATAGTACATCCCGAAGAAGCCGCCCAGATATTCTCAGATGATATCGGTGTTTCATACGATATTGCAAACAAATCAATCCACGATTGGGATGGTAGCTGGGTAACTGACCCCAGTATTGAACTAAATACCACTCTTGAATATGCCAAAGTGCAGTACGACCTGGGATACACAGACAAACTGTTGACCCGGGATGACCTTTTTGACCTGAGTTTCTACAATACAATAATGGCTGAGATGGTTGAAGAGTAA
- a CDS encoding transposase, with the protein MLHTLKPNEKKKKLVDVVEETRAIRGKADKLESPAVKQKIEQLNKILNENIEEKNGTVQKKKEHVKDKLVSLVNEDARHGAKSDSKPFTGYKGNITKSDDGFVTNIIGTAGNTYDGDVLLPLVDERTENRSKPSKTRGDTHYRGAENRFQMLQRGITVVAPIQKWFNPTGLLSQDKFILDKTGVTCPAGNRTMISNYNEKEGTIIFYFKKEICSLCSLKDQCAKQERRTIAIGKHHDLMMEAKEYNKTQDFKDDMKERAHIEPKNAEMKRFHGMGRARYWGLQKVNVQFIITAIVVNVKRLANVIGSVCDLKKC; encoded by the coding sequence ATGTTGCATACTCTGAAACCCAATGAGAAAAAAAAGAAACTGGTTGATGTAGTTGAAGAAACAAGAGCAATAAGGGGCAAAGCAGATAAACTGGAATCACCAGCAGTCAAACAGAAAATAGAGCAATTGAATAAGATATTGAATGAGAACATAGAAGAGAAAAATGGTACGGTCCAGAAGAAGAAAGAGCATGTAAAGGACAAATTAGTAAGTCTTGTAAATGAAGATGCAAGACATGGAGCTAAATCGGATTCAAAACCTTTCACAGGATATAAGGGCAATATAACGAAATCAGATGATGGATTTGTGACAAACATCATCGGGACTGCTGGTAATACCTATGACGGAGATGTACTTTTGCCTCTTGTAGATGAGAGGACAGAAAACCGTTCTAAGCCATCAAAGACGAGGGGAGATACTCACTACAGAGGTGCTGAAAATAGGTTTCAGATGTTACAAAGAGGAATTACAGTCGTTGCTCCGATACAAAAATGGTTCAATCCAACCGGGCTTCTATCCCAGGATAAATTCATTCTGGATAAAACTGGGGTGACATGTCCCGCTGGGAACAGAACAATGATTTCAAACTATAATGAAAAGGAAGGGACGATAATATTCTATTTCAAGAAAGAAATCTGTAGCCTGTGTTCGCTAAAAGATCAATGCGCAAAACAGGAGAGAAGGACTATCGCCATAGGGAAACATCATGATTTGATGATGGAGGCGAAAGAATACAATAAAACCCAGGATTTTAAGGATGATATGAAAGAAAGAGCACATATCGAACCAAAGAATGCTGAGATGAAGAGATTTCATGGGATGGGAAGAGCAAGATATTGGGGTCTGCAGAAGGTGAATGTCCAATTTATTATCACTGCTATTGTTGTTAATGTTAAGAGGCTTGCAAATGTTATTGGTAGCGTATGCGATCTAAAAAAGTGTTGA
- a CDS encoding deoxyhypusine synthase, giving the protein MNKEQFTHHPTVPMDVTDRTISEITRAMTRTGFQGRKLGESVEAWVHMLQEDEVTIMMGLSGAMVPAGMRGIITHLIKHRMIDCLVSTGANIFHDIHESLNRKHYIGTHLANDETLFSHGIDRIHDVFAVEEEFREADRLIGNFGASLDNGRTYSSREFISLLGARVKELGGRSDSIIVSAYEHNVPIFIPALTDSSIGIGLVYARRQGHELIVDQIKDADEITQIVEQSKKTGVIYVGGGVPKNFIQQTEVIASLMGGDVEGHDYAIQYTTDAPHWGGLSGCTFDEAVSWGKIAGGARKVQVFVDATIALPIVAHALRERMDGVERRGPVFEWSENGLKVRYG; this is encoded by the coding sequence ATGAATAAAGAACAATTTACCCATCACCCAACTGTCCCGATGGATGTGACAGACAGGACTATCAGTGAAATAACCCGTGCTATGACCAGGACCGGATTCCAGGGCAGGAAACTGGGTGAATCAGTGGAAGCATGGGTCCATATGTTACAGGAGGATGAGGTTACAATAATGATGGGATTGTCCGGTGCTATGGTTCCGGCCGGTATGAGGGGTATCATTACTCACCTTATAAAGCACAGGATGATCGACTGTCTGGTCTCTACGGGTGCCAATATCTTTCACGACATCCACGAGAGCCTGAACCGGAAACACTATATCGGCACCCACCTGGCGAACGATGAGACCCTGTTCAGCCATGGTATTGACAGGATACATGATGTGTTTGCTGTTGAGGAGGAGTTCAGGGAGGCTGACAGGCTGATAGGTAATTTCGGTGCATCCCTTGACAATGGGAGGACATATTCATCCCGGGAATTTATTTCGCTTCTGGGTGCCCGGGTGAAGGAACTCGGTGGGCGTAGTGATTCCATTATTGTGAGTGCATATGAACATAATGTTCCAATATTCATACCTGCTCTGACGGATTCGTCTATCGGCATTGGATTGGTGTATGCCCGCCGCCAGGGACATGAGTTAATAGTAGACCAGATTAAGGATGCGGATGAGATTACGCAGATCGTGGAACAGTCCAAAAAGACGGGCGTGATATATGTTGGCGGTGGTGTGCCCAAGAACTTTATCCAGCAGACCGAGGTTATTGCATCCCTGATGGGCGGGGATGTGGAGGGGCATGATTATGCCATCCAGTATACTACGGACGCACCCCACTGGGGAGGATTGTCCGGGTGTACTTTCGATGAAGCTGTGTCCTGGGGTAAGATTGCCGGGGGTGCCAGGAAAGTGCAGGTGTTCGTGGATGCTACGATTGCGCTGCCTATTGTGGCACATGCGTTGCGCGAGCGGATGGATGGGGTTGAGCGCAGGGGACCGGTGTTTGAATGGAGTGAGAATGGATTGAAGGTGCGGTATGGATGA
- a CDS encoding DUF1743 domain-containing protein — protein MDEDLKSGAAQMNLNDPYTVTYAGIYAICDRENRHVDIIEQSNCYGGSAWTMHHYASSPLIDKVISVGNTIRYRTRTGTEPLKLEASVAAAGIESVKVSGNEVAITYAGLGGGGVGATVCRARSKGVLRSEISESGGGRAAKGTITVPRYERVLVGIDDTDNKEEGATWSMAHNIASAIDRVEAKYLSHALVQLFPVPAKTQNCVSTVLEFACIDNDSKQSLFTDIKSALEQYSVSSETGMVVLDDFDASQLEDYSRECRTGILTKEYALKTAGLKHVKIWLDGNGVIGALAALPWYTRPNESVRLEVSG, from the coding sequence ATGGATGAGGATTTGAAGTCCGGAGCAGCGCAAATGAACCTTAATGACCCATATACTGTGACCTACGCCGGAATATATGCAATATGTGACCGCGAGAACAGGCATGTCGATATCATCGAGCAATCAAATTGCTACGGGGGCTCGGCCTGGACAATGCACCACTATGCAAGCAGTCCCCTGATTGACAAGGTAATATCAGTGGGTAATACGATACGCTATCGCACCAGGACCGGGACCGAGCCGCTCAAACTTGAAGCTTCGGTAGCTGCCGCGGGCATAGAATCGGTAAAAGTATCTGGCAATGAAGTTGCTATTACCTATGCGGGGCTGGGCGGCGGAGGTGTAGGCGCTACTGTATGCCGCGCCAGGAGTAAGGGTGTACTGCGCTCGGAAATATCCGAGTCAGGCGGTGGAAGGGCTGCAAAGGGTACCATTACCGTTCCAAGGTATGAGCGGGTGCTGGTGGGTATTGACGATACTGATAATAAAGAAGAAGGTGCTACCTGGTCCATGGCCCATAACATTGCATCAGCTATTGACCGTGTTGAGGCAAAATACCTATCACATGCCCTGGTGCAACTGTTCCCGGTTCCGGCAAAGACCCAGAACTGTGTATCAACCGTGTTGGAATTCGCCTGCATTGATAATGATTCTAAACAGTCCTTGTTCACAGATATCAAATCTGCCCTGGAACAGTATAGTGTCTCCAGCGAGACCGGCATGGTGGTACTGGACGATTTCGATGCATCACAACTTGAGGATTACAGCAGGGAATGCAGGACAGGGATACTCACGAAGGAATATGCCCTGAAAACAGCCGGATTAAAGCATGTCAAGATATGGCTTGATGGCAACGGTGTTATAGGTGCACTGGCTGCTCTGCCCTGGTATACCAGACCCAACGAGTCTGTCAGGTTAGAAGTATCAGGGTAA
- a CDS encoding AMP phosphorylase: protein MELTVQPINIKVGKHKVVLNILDAKELGVMAGDRVKLKDHGYITAIVDTTDDIIPQGTIGIYHEIMEHINGTNSLEITPATKPASVSTIKHIMDGGKYTREDMYDLVNDIVKENLSDIEMTAFITASHMNCLPAEQTEWLTRAMIDTGEKLEFDTHPIMDKHSIGGVPGNKISLLIVPIVAAAGLLIPKTSSRAITGAGGTADLMEILAPVAFKGDEIKSMTEKVGGVIVWGGATNIAPADDKLIRVEYPLSLDPSCQLLASIMAKKGAVGADCVVIDIPTGSGTKIPDAEQGRAMARGLIDLGARLGMQVECAMTYGASPIGRTVGGGLEVVEALKVLESMEGPNSLIQKSVGLAGLMLEMGGAASRGDGRNMAYEILKSGKALEKMREIIEIQGGNPGITSGDIPIGDKTAQIFAPADGYIVEFHNKRIVEIARLAGAPKDKGAGVLIHKKKGETVKKDDPILTIFSEKEWKLTNAINSAKKDYPIIVEGMLLETVRGQREL from the coding sequence ATGGAATTAACAGTTCAACCAATTAATATCAAAGTAGGCAAACATAAAGTTGTATTGAACATACTTGATGCAAAAGAACTTGGTGTAATGGCCGGTGATCGTGTGAAATTGAAAGACCACGGTTACATTACCGCAATTGTGGATACCACTGACGATATAATTCCCCAGGGTACTATCGGAATATATCATGAAATTATGGAACACATAAACGGCACCAACAGTCTTGAAATTACTCCCGCTACAAAACCTGCTTCTGTGAGTACCATAAAACACATTATGGACGGTGGAAAATACACAAGGGAAGATATGTATGACCTGGTGAATGATATTGTAAAAGAGAATCTCAGCGACATTGAGATGACTGCATTTATTACAGCTTCACATATGAACTGCCTGCCTGCCGAGCAGACTGAATGGCTGACCAGGGCAATGATAGATACCGGGGAGAAACTTGAGTTCGATACCCATCCCATCATGGACAAGCACAGTATCGGTGGAGTACCTGGGAACAAAATATCACTGCTCATCGTACCTATCGTTGCAGCAGCGGGATTGCTCATACCAAAGACCAGCAGCCGGGCCATTACAGGTGCCGGCGGCACAGCAGACCTTATGGAAATACTTGCGCCTGTTGCTTTCAAAGGAGACGAGATCAAATCAATGACTGAAAAGGTCGGTGGTGTCATAGTATGGGGCGGAGCCACCAATATTGCACCAGCAGACGATAAGCTCATAAGAGTGGAATACCCGTTGTCACTGGACCCGAGTTGCCAGCTCCTGGCAAGCATCATGGCTAAAAAAGGCGCCGTGGGCGCGGATTGCGTGGTCATCGACATCCCGACCGGTTCTGGTACCAAGATACCTGACGCAGAACAGGGCAGGGCAATGGCACGCGGCCTCATTGATCTGGGAGCAAGGTTGGGAATGCAGGTGGAATGCGCTATGACCTATGGCGCATCCCCAATTGGCAGGACTGTGGGCGGAGGACTGGAAGTGGTAGAGGCCCTTAAAGTGCTTGAATCCATGGAAGGCCCAAACAGCCTCATCCAGAAGAGTGTTGGTCTTGCCGGACTGATGCTTGAGATGGGCGGGGCGGCAAGCAGGGGCGATGGCAGGAATATGGCTTATGAAATATTGAAGTCAGGAAAGGCTCTGGAAAAAATGCGAGAGATAATTGAGATACAGGGTGGAAATCCTGGTATAACTTCAGGTGATATTCCCATAGGGGATAAGACCGCCCAGATATTTGCACCTGCTGATGGGTATATCGTTGAGTTCCATAACAAACGCATTGTAGAGATCGCAAGACTGGCAGGCGCACCCAAGGATAAAGGAGCCGGTGTGCTGATACATAAGAAGAAGGGCGAGACCGTAAAGAAGGATGACCCTATACTAACGATATTTTCAGAAAAAGAATGGAAATTAACCAACGCCATTAACAGCGCCAAAAAGGATTATCCCATAATTGTGGAAGGAATGTTGCTGGAGACCGTGCGTGGACAACGGGAATTGTAG
- a CDS encoding ABC transporter permease, with translation MDKGRGPRKRTLELASVATALIIWEIIARIINVKYILPSFTSVVSAFIKLVQEGELYRDILTSLNYFVLGIGLAVLVGIPIGTLMGWFKNVDRAVDPIIEMIRPIPPLAWIPFAILWFGLTKYAAGFVIFIGAVFPILINTYTGFKNTPRVLVESGKVLGCTSNKDIIFRIALPFALPSIATGIRVGMGVGWMCVVAAELFGVSTYGIGWKIWHWNDLHHMDLVLTYMLVLGLIALLIDRVFRYLVQEWWLRWQSGVVV, from the coding sequence ATGGATAAAGGCCGGGGCCCCAGAAAACGAACTCTCGAATTAGCATCTGTAGCAACAGCTCTGATTATCTGGGAGATTATTGCACGAATCATTAACGTAAAATATATACTTCCCAGCTTCACCAGCGTCGTATCAGCTTTCATTAAACTTGTTCAGGAAGGGGAACTGTACCGCGATATCCTGACAAGTCTCAATTATTTTGTGTTAGGTATCGGACTGGCCGTTCTTGTGGGCATACCCATAGGCACGCTCATGGGATGGTTTAAAAACGTTGACAGGGCAGTAGATCCAATTATTGAGATGATAAGGCCCATCCCGCCCCTGGCATGGATACCTTTTGCCATCCTGTGGTTCGGGCTCACCAAATACGCGGCCGGGTTCGTGATATTCATAGGAGCGGTATTCCCCATACTTATCAACACCTATACCGGGTTCAAGAATACACCCCGGGTGCTGGTGGAATCAGGAAAGGTACTGGGATGCACCAGTAATAAAGATATTATCTTCAGGATCGCATTACCTTTTGCCCTCCCTTCGATTGCCACGGGTATCAGGGTGGGTATGGGTGTGGGCTGGATGTGTGTTGTGGCCGCCGAACTTTTCGGGGTCAGTACTTATGGTATTGGCTGGAAGATATGGCACTGGAATGATTTACATCACATGGACCTGGTACTTACCTACATGCTTGTCCTTGGACTGATCGCCCTCCTCATCGATAGAGTGTTTCGATATCTTGTACAGGAATGGTGGCTTCGATGGCAATCCGGCGTGGTTGTCTGA
- a CDS encoding type II toxin-antitoxin system death-on-curing family toxin, translated as MKKSDYFLKNHEIHEKGDGFGVNLRGNPTISFSKHPCVAKYNHSHPFMDGNKRTGFQVADLLLRQDGIHIHANDEEILHALVKIAEYTCSVEKIKKWLREKVRPLHSC; from the coding sequence ATGAAAAAATCGGATTATTTTCTGAAAAATCATGAGATTCATGAAAAAGGGGATGGATTTGGGGTGAATTTAAGGGGTAATCCGACAATCTCATTTTCAAAGCATCCTTGCGTTGCAAAATATAATCACAGTCACCCTTTTATGGATGGGAATAAAAGAACAGGATTTCAGGTGGCAGATCTTTTACTAAGACAGGATGGAATTCATATTCATGCAAATGATGAAGAGATTCTTCATGCACTTGTTAAAATTGCAGAGTATACATGTTCAGTTGAAAAAATTAAAAAATGGTTACGAGAAAAAGTACGCCCATTACATTCTTGCTAA
- a CDS encoding ATP-dependent DNA helicase yields MTPEYMKFFPKPSCYPNQQAAMDSIHQALHTGKVVLFEGACGTGKTLSALSPSIDVAQQLDKVVIIATNVHQQMQQFIDESREIKQHNDIHVVVLKGKKHMCPRDEDYETCNVLRENTLELVGKEKEQSQLRAQLAVLQQELKHHPDDAAVETSRTLLAGREKLAKQIKDLQERHCTHFYNVVMQDERPQAPLTLDAFSLGPGDDFTSWYHEDVRTPEEVNEWAHERGMCGYELVKRQVSGARLLICNFHHILNPDIFANLLGWMDRGMEDVILIFDEAHNLESAARSHSSLILPEYSLQHAGEELTANEGMAMSDSYRVRDMEILFNLLLKHLKEATETRLQFGEKERLSGTWKDVSICDPKERKDHFLRLVLEHSEEAGITDLGELLGEAAELGRYLDEFNKQQYKSGNANRRKRSQLLRSAEFVTFYLEHSSDPLYYPILNIRKRDGELESRIELVACIPRSITAPLFQSVYSSVLMSATLKPFPMARATLDIGRPVEELSFGITFPEENRLTIAINIPPLFAKSRDEPATIEKLTQILDDIILHSDGNVLLFFQSYHEARMYRDRITTDLPVFLDEVGTSSGEIRDEFFRTGESGKKAVIFSYLWGTLTEGVDYKDDRGRTVVIIGIGYPALHDRMRAIESAYEHEYPGLGWDYAIQIPTIRKVRQAMGRVIRSPSDYGARILLDGRYTTASLRRWKKYSVFNHFPADEQHEIIDVDPDKVKYSLMNFFNDMKQGKT; encoded by the coding sequence ATGACCCCTGAATACATGAAATTCTTCCCCAAACCTTCATGTTACCCCAACCAGCAGGCAGCAATGGATTCCATACACCAGGCCCTCCACACCGGCAAGGTGGTGCTGTTCGAGGGTGCATGCGGGACCGGCAAGACCCTCAGCGCACTCTCCCCCTCCATAGACGTTGCACAGCAACTGGATAAAGTCGTCATCATAGCGACAAACGTGCACCAGCAGATGCAGCAGTTCATTGATGAATCCAGGGAGATAAAGCAGCACAATGACATTCATGTGGTGGTGCTCAAGGGGAAGAAGCACATGTGCCCCAGGGATGAAGATTACGAGACCTGCAACGTCCTTCGGGAAAATACCCTTGAACTCGTTGGAAAGGAAAAAGAGCAATCACAGCTCAGGGCACAGCTCGCCGTTTTGCAGCAGGAATTGAAGCACCATCCCGATGATGCTGCCGTTGAAACTTCCAGGACTCTTTTGGCAGGTCGGGAAAAACTGGCAAAGCAGATAAAGGACCTGCAAGAGCGGCACTGCACCCATTTCTACAACGTGGTCATGCAGGATGAAAGGCCTCAGGCCCCTTTAACACTGGATGCATTTTCACTCGGGCCCGGTGACGATTTCACCTCCTGGTACCACGAGGACGTGCGCACGCCCGAGGAAGTGAACGAATGGGCGCATGAGCGGGGCATGTGCGGGTATGAACTGGTCAAGCGCCAGGTATCCGGTGCCCGGTTGCTGATATGTAACTTCCACCATATCCTGAACCCGGATATCTTTGCCAACCTGCTCGGCTGGATGGACCGGGGGATGGAGGATGTGATCCTGATATTTGATGAGGCCCACAACCTGGAATCCGCAGCCAGGAGCCACTCATCACTCATCCTGCCCGAATACAGCCTGCAGCACGCCGGTGAAGAACTGACTGCCAACGAAGGCATGGCAATGAGCGATTCCTACCGGGTCAGGGATATGGAGATACTGTTCAACCTGCTATTGAAACACCTCAAAGAGGCCACCGAGACAAGACTCCAGTTCGGTGAGAAGGAGCGCCTGTCCGGTACGTGGAAGGATGTCAGCATATGTGACCCGAAAGAGAGGAAAGACCACTTTTTACGGCTGGTACTGGAGCACTCAGAGGAAGCCGGTATCACCGACCTGGGCGAACTGCTGGGCGAAGCAGCCGAACTGGGCAGGTACCTGGATGAGTTCAATAAACAGCAGTATAAATCCGGAAACGCAAACCGGCGGAAGCGTTCACAGTTGCTGCGCAGTGCAGAGTTCGTCACATTCTACCTGGAACATTCATCTGACCCGCTCTATTATCCGATACTGAACATACGAAAGCGGGATGGCGAACTGGAAAGCAGGATAGAACTGGTTGCCTGTATCCCCCGCAGTATTACTGCTCCCCTGTTCCAGTCCGTGTACTCGTCCGTGCTCATGTCAGCGACCTTAAAGCCATTCCCCATGGCGAGGGCAACCCTGGATATCGGGCGCCCGGTCGAGGAGCTCTCGTTCGGCATCACGTTCCCTGAAGAGAACAGGCTGACCATAGCCATCAATATCCCTCCCCTGTTTGCCAAAAGCAGGGATGAGCCCGCCACCATAGAAAAGCTCACCCAGATCCTGGATGATATCATCCTGCACAGTGACGGGAATGTGCTGCTGTTCTTCCAGAGCTACCACGAAGCCAGGATGTACCGTGACCGCATCACCACCGACCTGCCGGTCTTCCTGGATGAGGTTGGCACATCCTCGGGTGAGATACGGGACGAGTTCTTCAGGACAGGCGAGTCCGGCAAAAAAGCCGTGATATTCTCCTACCTGTGGGGTACACTGACCGAAGGTGTGGACTACAAGGACGACCGGGGCAGGACCGTGGTCATCATAGGTATCGGATACCCGGCATTACACGACAGGATGCGTGCCATTGAATCAGCCTATGAACACGAATATCCCGGGCTTGGCTGGGACTATGCTATCCAGATACCAACGATACGCAAGGTACGGCAGGCCATGGGCCGTGTCATCCGTTCGCCCTCAGACTACGGTGCCCGTATATTGCTGGACGGCCGCTACACAACGGCATCTCTTCGCCGCTGGAAAAAGTATTCAGTGTTCAACCACTTCCCGGCAGATGAGCAACACGAGATCATTGATGTTGACCCCGATAAAGTGAAATACTCGCTGATGAATTTCTTCAATGATATGAAACAGGGCAAAACATAA
- a CDS encoding ABC transporter ATP-binding protein, whose product MLSIHNINKIYHTEEGDEVPALSGINLEMKDKEFVCFIGPSGCGKTTLLRIIAGLEKPDAGTITVHGEPINGPGPDRGMVFQEYSLFPWRTVLKNITFSLELKKIPKVQREDTARQYLELVGLAKFADSYPHELSGGMKQRVAIARALVNDPKVLLMDEPFGAVDAQTRNRLQQELLKIWERDKKTLLFITHSVDEAVYLADRVVVFTSPPGRIKEIFNVELPRPRDRTSVEANVLRERLLSSLGAEMKNTIE is encoded by the coding sequence ATGCTTTCAATACATAACATCAATAAGATATACCACACTGAAGAGGGGGATGAAGTCCCTGCACTTTCAGGTATTAACCTTGAGATGAAAGATAAAGAATTTGTCTGCTTTATCGGACCATCAGGATGTGGAAAGACCACATTGCTCAGGATCATAGCAGGACTGGAAAAGCCGGACGCCGGCACGATTACCGTACACGGCGAGCCAATAAACGGACCCGGGCCTGACCGGGGAATGGTGTTCCAGGAATATTCATTGTTCCCGTGGAGAACGGTGCTAAAAAACATTACATTTAGCCTTGAATTGAAGAAAATTCCGAAAGTTCAGCGGGAGGATACTGCCAGGCAGTATCTGGAACTGGTTGGCCTGGCAAAGTTCGCTGACAGTTATCCTCATGAACTGAGCGGCGGAATGAAACAGCGGGTTGCAATTGCCAGGGCACTGGTCAATGACCCAAAAGTGCTGTTAATGGACGAACCCTTTGGTGCAGTAGATGCACAGACCCGCAACAGACTCCAGCAGGAACTACTGAAGATCTGGGAACGGGACAAAAAGACGTTATTATTCATTACCCACAGTGTAGATGAGGCAGTATACCTGGCAGATAGGGTGGTTGTATTTACATCACCACCGGGTAGGATCAAAGAGATATTCAATGTAGAACTGCCAAGGCCTCGTGACAGGACCAGCGTTGAAGCAAATGTATTACGTGAACGCCTGTTATCTTCGCTTGGTGCTGAGATGAAAAATACAATAGAGTAA